From Balaenoptera ricei isolate mBalRic1 chromosome 5, mBalRic1.hap2, whole genome shotgun sequence:
tagccaggacatggaagcaacctaagtgtccatcgacagataaatggataaagaagctatggcacatatatacaatggaatattactcagctatgaaaaggaacgaaattgagttatttgtagtgaggcgtatggacttagagtctgtcatacagagtgaagtaagtcagaaagagaaaaacaaataccgtatgctaacacatatatatggaatctaaaaaaaaaaaaagaaaaaatggtcctgatggacctaggggcaggacagtaaaaaagacgcagatgtagagaatggacttgaggacacagggagggggaagggaaagctgggacgacatgatgagagagtggcatggacatatctacactaccaaatgtaaaatagatagctagtgggaagcagccgcatagcacagggagatcagttccatgctttgtgaccacctagaggggtgggatagggagggagggagggagatgcaagagggagaggatatggggatatatgtatatgtatagctgattcactttgatatacagcagaaactaacacaacattgtaaagcaattatactccaataaagatgttaaagaaaaataattcatgctaataatttctaaatttcaaCTTAGAATAGCATTAaatagcaattttaaaaaaagacaagtcaAGAGAGAAACCGTGGAAGAAAGGAAAGCTTGGTATTTTTAGTACTTACGGCACTTTTCCCACTTTTTGAACGAGGGGCTCCACAAATTATATAGCTGGTGCTTTTGGTCAGTAGTGATATGAAATGAGAAAGACCTCAAATTTTTAGGAAATAGACCCAGGAGGCCCTCATTTCCCTGTAATTGAAAGCAACCTGCTCCTTTTGGgtttgattatctttttttattttttcatttcccacaaccagtaaaaaaaaaaaaaaaaaaaaaaaaatcaacgcaGGTACAaggattcaatttttaaaaatcatcagagtacaaaGAAGGCCACAGTCCTGCCCAGGTTTAACTTACATATTTACAGGGTGTGTGACACGGGTGTGGCTGCAGAAGCAGTTTAAAAGGCAGgattacaaaatatacaaaggtgGTCTTTCTTAGTAGAAGCCAGCCTTGTTTCCACATGAGAGCACTTCATGACACAAATCACAGAACTATTTACTATATAACTTATGAAAAATGCTGTACATTGCATGAGTATAAATATAGAGTATCAATGGCTCTGTTTGGGAATCCGTATCTACACAGGGAAGGTCAGGGGAAGGCTCATTTTGGTACTACAACCTATGAAAGTGATGGAGAAGCTAggatgggggagggcagggtCTGGAGGCACGTCTGCACTGACCCCTTTTCCCAGACTCTGTTGAAGCTCACTCACTCTCTGGGGAGACCTGGGGTTGTTGAGGATGAGAAGCAAGGGAAAGAGGAGGTGTACATACCACAGGGGGCTCTCGAAGGCACAGAGAAGGCATCTGGGACAAGAAAGAGCACACTTCTCGGTCCCACAGACACACATGGACCCCACTGCCACTTGATGACATGCCCTGGTTTCTGCCCTCAGTTTTGAGCTTTGCAGGCATGGAGAGCGGGCAGAAAGTCAAAGTTCTTCTATCTATGGGAGTATGGGAGAATGCTGGGAAAGAGGTTCTGGCTTAGATGGATGGACGGGTGGGTGGATGTATGGACAAAAGTTGACCACCGAAAGCTGACCCAGATAGTCATCTTGCACAGGACAGAGAGAGGCACAGAGCTGGCCCATGCTCAGGTGCTTCCTATGATTCAAGGTGGCACAGTGGAGGGGACTCAGAAACTGCGTATCTTATTCCAAAAGACTCAGCAGGGATGATTTTTATCAGCACTAAGCTTTAGCCAGAATGTCTGCCAATTTGGCTTCTAAATGAGCCAGGTTAAGAAGCACCCGAGGCCTTTGTGGCCGCTGAAACATCTCCCCCAAATGTTCCCCGTTTCCCAGCTCTCTTCCTCCATCTGTCAGCTCAGGGATAGGACCACTCTCTTCTTATGAAGACTGGAGCGCCGGGTGAGCCAAAGCTCTCTGAAACCCTCTCTGTAGCTCAGATGTGGCTCCCATCCTGGAAACTGGAGGGCACAGCAGGTAAACTACTGGGACTAACCCTCCCTGCCCAGGTGAGAAAACCCTGACAGGGGACGTGGGGAGCACTGAGAAGGGGGAAAGGCCCACATCTATGGTCTTCGCCCAAGTCCCCAACAATGACACCATTTGCCCTGAATTGGGCTGCTCTGGGACACATGGGGGCAGCTGCTCTTGGTTGAAGTTGGTCTTTGGTAAAAGAGAGAAGTCTGAGCTGGATCATAATAAAGAaaagtgtatgtgtatatgcaccTTTGACAAAGAACCTGCCATAAATTCCTCCCTTGGGGCTTTTCCTTTGCAAGGGGATGGTCTGAAAAAAAGTCCTACTGACCAACCCCACTGTGTGTGGGAGCGGGTGTGATCACCTCTCTGGCCAGGTTTCACTATCTAATTCTCTTTCAGTGTTGTTCTGCACCTTCCCGGGCCTGGAGGACCCAGGCAGCATGGGGCTGAGATGAAACTACTGTGCGGGCTGATACGCTGGGCCAGGGAATGAGAGTCGGGAGGGATGTCATTTCTCAACGGGGAACAAACCCTCCCAAGGTGGAGGAAGAACCAGGAGGGAGCGGGAGCCCTGTGGGCGGTAGGGCCCTCCTCCCGCCTCCAGGCAGCTCCTACCTACAAGGCTGTGATGCTGGAAATGGTTTTTGTGCCCGAGGCATCCACCTCGGACTTGGGGACCCCGTCCTGGGCCTCTTTGTCCATGGCCATGTTAGCAAAAGCCTCGGGGGACTTAACGGGGACGTCCTGCTCCTCCTGCAGGTCTTCACAGCACTTGCTGCAGCGGCAGCACTTGGGGCAACCACACAGCAGACAGCAGGTACGGCAGCAGAGCCGCCGGCAGCAGCTGGTGGACGCAGTGATGAGTTTGTCCCAGGGCTTCAGTGAGTGCATCCACGGCGGCAGGAAGTTCCAGTTCTGGAGCTTGTGGGGCAGGACGCGCGGGCAGTGGGACTGCAGGAGCCTGAGGACCACCACCAGGAAGACCACAAAGATGATGGGCGCCCCCACACCCACCAGCACTGGCCAGCCGACCAGCGAGAGGCCAAACACAGCCAGAGGGATCAGGAAGAAGAAGATGACCAGGTAGAAGACGGCAAACCAGCGGTACTCAGCTGAGATGCTGCCCAGCCCCTTGGCCAGGCGGATGGGCAGGCGGGTGAACGGGATTGGGTACCACAGCAAGATGCCTGAGATGTTGAAGAAAAAGTGGCACAGGGCAATCTGAAACGCAAGAGGTTGGACAGGTGAACGGGTCTGCTGCACGGTGGGGTCGGGGAGAAGAGGGCGTCGTCTAGTAGCGGAGGCCTGAGTCTTCCTCGTCTTCATAGCTCAGCCCAGAGTGGGACCCGTATTACCTGAGGTCCTACTATGTGTCTGGGGGGTAAGGGAGGGAGGGCGAGGGAGGGCAAGGGAGGTGACTGGCTGAATCACAGCTCAGTTTTCAGGGCCTGAAGTCCTTTAGGCCAAATCTAACAATGAACTTCATGAATGTGCCCGCTGCCACCCAGTGCCTTGACCCTGCCGCTTCCAACTGAGCAGTTAAGAGCTGGTGGGGCAGAAGGAAAGGTGTGCAAGATAGCTGGCTTTCTTGGCTCAGTGGCCCTATGTCAGGGAGGGGAGAGACAAGGAAAGATGGTTACAGTTAATAAAGATAATAGCAGCAGCAGCTGATGTTTATAGAGCGCTTACTATGGGGGAGGCAACAATTCCAAGCACTTTTATGGATTACTTcaatcctcaaaaaatatcctgAGTTGGCaacattatctccatttcatgcaggaggaaactgaggcaccatgAGGTCTAGCTATTTTCCTAGAGTCACACAGGTGGGAgatgagattcaaacccaggtagcCTGTCTCCAGAGGCCACGCACTTTGCTAGGTGTGCCCACCAGGTACCAAGCATGATGCTAAGGGCTTTGGACCAGCCCTGTCCGATACATTAGCCACTATCTATTGAGATGTGGCATAAgcataaaatacacactggatttcaaagactcagtccaaaaaggaatgtaaaatatcaCCATATTTTTAGATcagttacatgttgaaatgataatgggTTCAATCAaacacattattaaaattaatctccCTGTTCCTTTTTTACCTTTTGAAACTGTGGCTACTAAAAAATTTCAGATTTCATGGGTGGTTCACATATTCTACACTCACTCTATATTTCTATCAACAGCATGGCTTTAGACAGTGCCTCATCAGATCCTTATAATAATCCTAATGAGATAGGGATTAtggttcccatttttcagatgagggaaTTGATGCTCAAAGGTTAGGTCACCTAAGGGCACTTCCTGTGTAAATGGTGGCACAGTGATTCAAACACCAAAGGtcatcttgcccaaggtcacctagtTGATCCAGGCAAGGCAGGTCCCCCTGATTCTTCTCAATGCCAGGCTCAAGACACAGGTGACCTCCCAGTGCCCAGGCAGAGTTCACCAAGAGGAGGGCAAGGAGACGGACAGTGGTATCTACGCTTCCTGGATACCCTTTCCACCTCTAGTAAAATGGCCACCCCACCTTTGTTTAAACAACCCCTGGTGATGGGAGTCTTGACTACCACTCTAAGGAGTAGATGGCTTTGCTCTCAAATCTGTCTCTCCGTGgcttctccacatcacagttttGGACATAACAGAGAAAAGCTTGGCTTGGTTTCTTGGTTAAAAACCATCTGCTTACAAGACCATGGATAGGGTTGGATCCCACCCACAGAGCCCCTGCCCCATGCAGCATTTCCTGACCTGGAGCGAGCTCTTCAAAGTACTGCCTGGGCTAGCTAAGGCGGCCAAgatggcggtggtggtggtaCCGATGTTGGCGCCCAGCGTGAGTGGATACGCCCTCTCAATGGATATCACACCGATacctggggagggggggggtgAAAATACAAAGCCCATAGCATCAGCCCCAGAGGATGACAGAAGATGGTAATGTCGGCCAGAGGGAGACCCAGGGAGAAACTCACCGATCAGAGGGGTCATAGCAGACGTGAACACAGAGCTGCTCTGAACGATGAAGGTCATCCCCGCCCCCACAAGGATGGCCAGGTAGCCAGTCACCCaggcaaaggggaaagggaaatctGGAACGCAGAGGATAAGAGATGCGTCACAATCCTTCTGGGGAAGGCATGGGTTGGAGGCCCAGCTGGCATCTCCACAGGACCCAGGGGGCACGGCTGGGCCAGAGGTTGAGGTTGTGTaaactcctccccaccccatacCAAGTCTGAAATTGCAAATTGGATTTTCAGCATCCTTTCACCTTGCATATTCAGATGGTGGAACCAAGGATGTGGGTACGTGTTATGAAGACAAAAATACAGTTCACTGGAGTTCTAAATGCTGAACCCATCTGTCATGGACAGAATGTTTGTGTCGTTCCCCCttcccccaattcatatgttgaaaccctgacCCCCTAATGTGATTGTATTAGgaagtgaggcctttgggaggtgattaggtcaggaGGTTGGAGTCTTCATGAgtggattagtacccttatagaagggagagcttgcttcctctccacTCTCtcttccatgtgaggacacagtgagaaggcggccatctgtaaaccaggaagtgggtcctcaGCAGAACCCAActgtgctggcaccctgaccaTGGACCTCCCAGTCTCCAGggctgtgagaaacaaatttctgttgtttaagccacccagcctacaAGAATTTGCTACAGCAGCTGAGTAATGACAAAACACTTGGACCATTCAGACCTCTATCTTTCCTCCTGTCCTGGTCTCCCAATGCTGCATACCCTCCACCTTTGTTTCCACCTAAAAGAGCAGTGAGGATATGAAGCAGCTTGGAAGCCCTATAGACCCCGTCCTCGGCACCACCAGCACAGGATCAGGCCCTGCACAGCCAGCAAGCGTCCAGGGCACGGGTACTCAGCTCACCCTCGTGACAACCCTGAGAGGTAGATATCCTCGGCCCCATTTCACAGGGAGAGTTTATGGGGTATATTTTCATTGGCCAGGACGCCATTCTCAGCAATGGAATCTGACTGGCTGCCTCAAGATGCTGACGTATTTATCCAGAACCACATTTTCTTCCCAAGAGTCGAAGGGAAGTAGGGACCATGGTGGACTTCTGTTAACCTTCTCCTAAGGTATCCTGACAGACCCAGTAAAGTCCTGGGCAAACAGGGAacctgccaggaaggaaggccTATCTCACAGCTCTCTGGATTTGAGCTGGCGCTTTCTCAGGACCTTGCAAACATCTGATGGAAGCTTGCACCTTCTCCCCAGGCTGCACCCAAGACCCTAAGGAAGATTTCAAGGGTGAATGGCATCTTAACTTCCTCAACTTTTCAGAGCCCAGAGAGAAACTCCATGCAGAGGCCACTGCTAGAGGAGAATCAAAAGGAGCGCCCCTGGAGGGACCACAGTGACACTATCCCCTAGAAGGTCCAGAATGGGGGGCAGTGTGCTTACCAGTGTTGATGGTCTTCTTGATGACAACAGCTACCTGCCCCCTGAGCACAGAGCCCAAGAGCTTGACAATTAGGATCAGGCAGCTACAGAGGACCAGCAGGGAGACTACCAGCAGAATGGTGCCCACAACAACATCCGGGAGGTTGAAATTCACGAAGATGTGCTGGCCTGGAGAGACCATACAAAGCCCTCGTTAGGAGGGCATGGAACCCTTGACAGCCACAGAGTGTTACTTATTCCCCAGCGTCCTTCTGTCTCAGAGTAACAGAATCTTGGTTGTCAGCTTGACACAGAGCAAGGCAGCCCAGAATAAAGACCACactttccagcctcccttgcagctaagtgTAGCCGTGAGGCTatgttctggccaatgggatctCATGAGGGTGAAGATGTAGTGAAATCCAGGGGCAGACCCAGGCTTCCAgccccattcttctgcctctaaATCCCATGTTGTGTTTTACTCATGATAATGAGGATACCTACCACGAAGTATTTGAGGAGCAAGGTGGGATAGGATGGGCAAGTCAGAGTGGGAGCTATTGTTAATTATAAAACtccttgtgttttttaaaaatccctgtgTGTCCCCATGATGATTCCAGAAAAACATGGTTATATCAATGGATGTATAGCACCTAGAACACGGGAGGTGATACGTTCACTTGATTCTGTGAGGTAAAGCACAATTGGAGTACTAAGGTATATGGCTCAGAATTAATGTGGGGTGCACAGAGAAGAGGAGAAGCAGAGATATGCAAATGGGTATATAAGGAATAAATAATTAGAAGAACTCACGTCAGGGCCATAAAAGAGTCCAGAGGCAACAGTATAGCTTCTTAAAGAACTGGAGCATTATGCAGGCTCACTGCTTTGTTCAGTGCTATAGCCCTGCTATATGGGGCCTGCTGTACCGTAGGGACTCATGACTTGAGGGTGAATGTGTTCTGTGTGTGCCCCACATCTCCTTCAAATCAGGCTGTCATCTGCCTAGAGTTACTGCCAAAGAGATACTGAAGCACATAGAAGGAGCACTCTGGTATCTGTTGATGAGTTCTGAATCCGTCTGGAACTGCCAGAGGAGCTGAATATCAAGTCCTAGTTCTGCCCCTTACCGGGGGACCTTGGGCCTGTCCCCTGTCCCTAAGCCTTAGTCTCCTCTGCTCTGAAAGCTCACAGCTCATTGGCCATTGTAGGATTGGTGTTCAGTGAATCTCACTGCCCTTCTTTCCTTCACTTACTGGGGCTCCACACAGATAGGAAACACCCATCATCACCCCAGACAGCCTGTCCTGGCGGCTGATGCTCTGTGAGTTTCACTCACACTTGGCAATGTTCTCCTGGTGGGTCACGTTCTTGATGGTCCAGGTGTGCAAACCATCCGTCcaacagagggaaggagaggtgcAGTTGTCAGGAGAGGGGACGGTGACATTCCTCTCAGTCTGGGTGGCAAACATGAGAAATGCTATGTATAGTCCATAACACTCATTTCTGGTGGGGAATGGCAGGAAATGCGAGGCGTCAGGGGAGACCCATATCAATTCGTGCACCGTAAGCATGATGCACTGCTTCCGTGGGTCCCTTCATAAATGGAAGCAAGGAGGCAGCCAGAGGTAAGCCAGGAGACATGAAAATAACAAGCCAGGAATAATGGGTCCATGATGTGGGCTGGTTCTGTCTGTCCTACTGTATAATGTCTGTCCATCTAGCATTCAAGGACTTAAGGATTCTCACTGGCTAGTTTTGATTTTTCAGGAATCCctgatttttctttccccttacCTTTTATATGCCCAATCTAAATGCAAGATCTTGCTTTATCAAGTATAGACACAAGAGTTCACCCACCCAGCAATATTCTCAGAAACTTACCACGTTGGTAAAAGTTTTACACCAAATCTTGATCATACTCTTGTTTTTGGCTGTTTCATCATTCATTGCAATTTGGTTGATAACTTTTTTATCCAGCTGAGGAAGGCAATGGACAGAAGAGAGTCAGCACGTTCTCAGAACTGATGTGGGACAGATGTTAAGCTGTTAAAAGGGGCTGAGGATGTGAACCGCACTGAAGGGGTGATCTGGGACTCACTCTATCTGCACTCTCAGGGCAGAGCACAGCACCCAGATGTCAGTgcgtgctcaataaatgaatgattgtATGAACAATGAACCCGTATCTAAGAAGCATGCAGTAGATATTCATCAGATGACTGaatgacagaagaaaaaacagaaggtAAGAGTGAAAGGGCAAGGTCCAAACTGGCCCCTTCTCCCCAAGGCAACATCCACAAagccttctttcatttatttcaataatATGGGCAGACCCTAGTGAGCAGAGGGGTGAGATGGAAGGAAAGGCAGTAAACTCTTCCTCTTTGGCTGGGAGCAGGGTGCTACTTTAATCAGTGAGCCCACGGGTGCTGAGGCCAGTAGTGGGAACAAAGCGCCCAGGTGTCCAGGAGAGAGTCCTTGAGTCTAGAGCAGAGCTCACCCCCGCCACCTGCCCCCATCctaataaagatgatacaattgTTGAAATCAAGGAGATAATAAAGGCCAATTACTCCATCTCATTGGGTGTCCCTGAAGTTCTGCCTCCCTTGGCTTTTTTCAGAGCAGCCAAAGGGCAGTTTTTACAGACCCTCATCCATCTCTTCCGTCCCAGCCCGGTGaggggggagcaggggagggtgtTGGGGCCTTTCCCTCTCTGCAGGAAGACGGGTTACCTGTATAATGAGCTTCGTGAAGGGATCTGTGATCACTTTCAGAAGCTCCGGGGCATCCTCTCCATTCCTGAAGTTGAAGGTCTCCACTACCAGGTTGGTCAGGCGCTCCAGGTAATGGGTGGCAGCCTCCAGAGGCAGGAGCACCAACACAGAGAGCCAGTTGAAGAAGTCATGGACCGTGGCCCCTGCAAAGGCCCTGCAGGAGGGGAACCCCGTCCTGAGCCAGACTAGTCAACAAGCGACTGGGCACCATCTAGGCAGGTCATCACTTGTATCACCGGCCAGGTGCCACCTATCTGAGTGCATAGAGGTGTACAGTCTCACTTTTGTTCTCACAGCAATCCCCAAAGTGAGTGGTATGAAGATCCCCATtcagcagatgaggaaactaaaggcCAGCGAGCACAGAGGAATTGAAGACCACTGCAGGAGCACTGGGTCCAGGACCCTTGTCTCCCACTGTCCAGCAGAACCTTTCCCACCAGATCAGACAGTACACAGTTTGCTCTGCTTGGGGAAAAGGGAACTAGATGTGTTGTGGCTGCAATTATTAGTTCAGGGAGCACTGTTTGAGAAAACTTCATCAAGACCACTTTCAAATCATGCATATGGAAGACGACCTTCCTTTTGGAAAGGCAGGGGCCAGTATGAAGGTTACCATCAGAGCCCTCTACACAATTGAATTCTTAACTGTAACATCTTGAGACTTTGATCAAATATTTGAACAGTCTCTACAGGAAACAAAGCtaatatataccacaatttgcaTCTACCGGAGAAGGTTCACTGATTCCCCCTGAATTCCATCTTACCTATctccagatttaaaaaaactctatagttttttcccctcagtgaaaaaatgctcctttaaaaaaaatctgcatgtcaAGAAATACCCAAAACAAATAGAAGATGGGACATGAAGGGACAGAAGCTATTAAACACGTAGGGGGAAATGCTTAACTTCACCAGTAATAAAAGaaatttccaatttatttatttgcaagtACAAATTTTCACGTACCATTTTAactaatattttacaatattttacaaAGTTAACTTATTCTTCCTGGAGAGGGTGAT
This genomic window contains:
- the SLC34A2 gene encoding sodium-dependent phosphate transport protein 2B isoform X3, with protein sequence MAPWPELENAQPNSDKYIEGAAGQQSTTPAKGKETGKNDTDTPVTKIELLPSYSTMALIEEPTAGEDPWNLPELQDTGIKWSERDTKGKILCVFQGIGKFILLLVFLYFFVCSLDVLSSAFQLVGGKVAGQFFSNNSIMSNPVAGLVIGVLVTVLVQSSSTSSSIVVSMVASSLLNVQAAIPIIMGANIGTSITNTIVALMQAGDRSEFRRAFAGATVHDFFNWLSVLVLLPLEAATHYLERLTNLVVETFNFRNGEDAPELLKVITDPFTKLIIQLDKKVINQIAMNDETAKNKSMIKIWCKTFTNVTERNVTVPSPDNCTSPSLCWTDGLHTWTIKNVTHQENIAKCQHIFVNFNLPDVVVGTILLVVSLLVLCSCLILIVKLLGSVLRGQVAVVIKKTINTDFPFPFAWVTGYLAILVGAGMTFIVQSSSVFTSAMTPLIGIGVISIERAYPLTLGANIGTTTTAILAALASPGSTLKSSLQIALCHFFFNISGILLWYPIPFTRLPIRLAKGLGSISAEYRWFAVFYLVIFFFLIPLAVFGLSLVGWPVLVGVGAPIIFVVFLVVVLRLLQSHCPRVLPHKLQNWNFLPPWMHSLKPWDKLITASTSCCRRLCCRTCCLLCGCPKCCRCSKCCEDLQEEQDVPVKSPEAFANMAMDKEAQDGVPKSEVDASGTKTISSITAL
- the SLC34A2 gene encoding sodium-dependent phosphate transport protein 2B isoform X2, with product MWSTLVAPHSSQTMAPWPELENAQPNSDKYIEGAAGQQSTTPAKGKETGKNDTDTPVTKIELLPSYSTMALIEEPTAGEDPWNLPELQDTGIKWSERDTKGKILCVFQGIGKFILLLVFLYFFVCSLDVLSSAFQLVGGKVAGQFFSNNSIMSNPVAGLVIGVLVTVLVQSSSTSSSIVVSMVASSLLNVQAAIPIIMGANIGTSITNTIVALMQAGDRSEFRRAFAGATVHDFFNWLSVLVLLPLEAATHYLERLTNLVVETFNFRNGEDAPELLKVITDPFTKLIIQLDKKVINQIAMNDETAKNKSMIKIWCKTFTNVTERNVTVPSPDNCTSPSLCWTDGLHTWTIKNVTHQENIAKCQHIFVNFNLPDVVVGTILLVVSLLVLCSCLILIVKLLGSVLRGQVAVVIKKTINTDFPFPFAWVTGYLAILVGAGMTFIVQSSSVFTSAMTPLIGIGVISIERAYPLTLGANIGTTTTAILAALASPGSTLKSSLQIALCHFFFNISGILLWYPIPFTRLPIRLAKGLGSISAEYRWFAVFYLVIFFFLIPLAVFGLSLVGWPVLVGVGAPIIFVVFLVVVLRLLQSHCPRVLPHKLQNWNFLPPWMHSLKPWDKLITASTSCCRRLCCRTCCLLCGCPKCCRCSKCCEDLQEEQDVPVKSPEAFANMAMDKEAQDGVPKSEVDASGTKTISSITAL
- the SLC34A2 gene encoding sodium-dependent phosphate transport protein 2B isoform X4 yields the protein MTAAAAGLFAQHLPDIYQRAELYLGACSGPLPAQRVPTMAPWPELENAQPNSDKYIEGAAGQQSTTPAKGKETGKNDTDTPVTKIELLPSYSTMALIEEPTAGEDPWNLPELQDTGIKWSGKVAGQFFSNNSIMSNPVAGLVIGVLVTVLVQSSSTSSSIVVSMVASSLLNVQAAIPIIMGANIGTSITNTIVALMQAGDRSEFRRAFAGATVHDFFNWLSVLVLLPLEAATHYLERLTNLVVETFNFRNGEDAPELLKVITDPFTKLIIQLDKKVINQIAMNDETAKNKSMIKIWCKTFTNVTERNVTVPSPDNCTSPSLCWTDGLHTWTIKNVTHQENIAKCQHIFVNFNLPDVVVGTILLVVSLLVLCSCLILIVKLLGSVLRGQVAVVIKKTINTDFPFPFAWVTGYLAILVGAGMTFIVQSSSVFTSAMTPLIGIGVISIERAYPLTLGANIGTTTTAILAALASPGSTLKSSLQIALCHFFFNISGILLWYPIPFTRLPIRLAKGLGSISAEYRWFAVFYLVIFFFLIPLAVFGLSLVGWPVLVGVGAPIIFVVFLVVVLRLLQSHCPRVLPHKLQNWNFLPPWMHSLKPWDKLITASTSCCRRLCCRTCCLLCGCPKCCRCSKCCEDLQEEQDVPVKSPEAFANMAMDKEAQDGVPKSEVDASGTKTISSITAL
- the SLC34A2 gene encoding sodium-dependent phosphate transport protein 2B isoform X1, with the translated sequence MTAAAAGLFAQHLPDIYQRAELYLGACSGPLPAQRVPTMAPWPELENAQPNSDKYIEGAAGQQSTTPAKGKETGKNDTDTPVTKIELLPSYSTMALIEEPTAGEDPWNLPELQDTGIKWSERDTKGKILCVFQGIGKFILLLVFLYFFVCSLDVLSSAFQLVGGKVAGQFFSNNSIMSNPVAGLVIGVLVTVLVQSSSTSSSIVVSMVASSLLNVQAAIPIIMGANIGTSITNTIVALMQAGDRSEFRRAFAGATVHDFFNWLSVLVLLPLEAATHYLERLTNLVVETFNFRNGEDAPELLKVITDPFTKLIIQLDKKVINQIAMNDETAKNKSMIKIWCKTFTNVTERNVTVPSPDNCTSPSLCWTDGLHTWTIKNVTHQENIAKCQHIFVNFNLPDVVVGTILLVVSLLVLCSCLILIVKLLGSVLRGQVAVVIKKTINTDFPFPFAWVTGYLAILVGAGMTFIVQSSSVFTSAMTPLIGIGVISIERAYPLTLGANIGTTTTAILAALASPGSTLKSSLQIALCHFFFNISGILLWYPIPFTRLPIRLAKGLGSISAEYRWFAVFYLVIFFFLIPLAVFGLSLVGWPVLVGVGAPIIFVVFLVVVLRLLQSHCPRVLPHKLQNWNFLPPWMHSLKPWDKLITASTSCCRRLCCRTCCLLCGCPKCCRCSKCCEDLQEEQDVPVKSPEAFANMAMDKEAQDGVPKSEVDASGTKTISSITAL